One stretch of Excalfactoria chinensis isolate bCotChi1 chromosome 2, bCotChi1.hap2, whole genome shotgun sequence DNA includes these proteins:
- the TGM4 gene encoding protein-glutamine gamma-glutamyltransferase 4, whose amino-acid sequence MSQDSDLKVTKVDFLKSQNSVQHHTDAYNTSNLVVRRGQPFLLQLTLSRELRAADKLSLHFSIGERPMEPTGTLMSLNPRSSRNVSGWQIAIIKSSGTECTLSVTSAPNAAVGIYGLMVKTGPNVYKPEKNAVYLLFNPWCEGDIVFLSSEAERKEYVLNDTGYIYVGSSYDIHSKPWNFGQFEESILDACMYLLDKSKLKMSSRRDPVVVSRAMSALVNANDDSGVVLGNWSGKYENGTSPMAWIGSVAILQQYYKTKKPVSYGQCWVFSGVLTTVMRCLGIPARSVSNFNSAHDTDENLRVDVYLNEKGEKLKWMSSDSVWNFHVWNDVWMKRKDLPSGFDGWQAIDATPQEQSQGIFQCGPCPLKAVKDGDVYLPYDSKFVYAEVNADKVYWRVTEENGRKKYTKLGVESQSVGANISTKAVGQNRREDITWQYKFPEGSSEERASMKRAVSYLQPSGMTPRARFAAVPVDANQSNDDKDTAQNEVVPKSGVQLEITNEKPLCPGNPIEVVITVKSTMAGSWTVDLTSSCQLQSYTGKVHANLGYIKKTVKVEGQSEVHIPLKIMPEAYMKELATVDDEEHVHITAIAEIQGTDEKLTKEVSLSFEYPPIQVQMPETAKLNKDFTCAFIFKNRLNVPLDNCKLMVEGLGIFKMATFDEGDIQPGRIIKSEVICTPTRVGEKKIVARLTSNQVKDISVEKAIMVTH is encoded by the exons ATGAGCCAAG ACAGCGACCTGAAGGTCACCAAAGTTGACTTCCTCAAGAGCCAGAACTCGGTGCAGCACCACACGGATGCATACAACACCTCAAACCTGGTGGTGCGGCGTGggcagcccttcctgctgcagctgaccCTCAGCAGGGAGCTGCGAGCCGCTGACAAGCTGTCACTGCATTTCAGCATTG GTGAAAGGCCAATGGAGCCCACGGGGACCCTGATGTCACTGAACCCCAGGAGCTCGAGGAATGTCAGCGGTTGGCAAATCGCTATCATCAAGTCCAGTGGCACAGAG TGCACACTGTCTGTCACCAGCGCACCCAATGCCGCTGTGGGAATATATGGCCTGATGGTGAAGACTGGCCCTAATGTTTACAAACCCGAGAAGAACGCTGTCTACCTTCTGTTCAACCCTTGGTGTGAAG GTGATATTGTCTTCCTGTCCAGCGAGGCTGAGAGAAAGGAGTACGTACTCAATGATACGGGCTACATCTATGTTGGGTCTTCCTACGACATACACAGCAAACCCTGGAATTTCGGGCAG TTTGAGGAATCAATCCTGGATGCCTGCATGTACCTGCTGGACAAAAGCAAGCTCAAGATGAGCAGTAGAAGGGATCCTGTGGTTGTATCCAGAGCCATGTCTGCTTTG GTGAATGCCAATGATGACAGTGGTGTTGTGCTGGGAAACTGGTCAGGGAAATATGAAAATGGGACTTCCCCCATGGCATGGATTGGGAGCGTCGCAATTTTGCAGCAGTATTACAAAACGAAGAAGCCTGTCAGTTATGGTCAATGTTGGGTCTTCTCAGGAGTCCTCACTACAG TCATGCGCTGCCTGGGGATCCCAGCCCGCAGCGTGAGCAACTTCAACTCGGCACATGACACCGATGAGAACCTGAGGGTTGATGTGTACCTGAACGAGAAAGGAGAGAAGCTGAAATGGATGTCCTCTGACTCCGTCTG GAACTTCCACGTGTGGAACGATGTCTGGATGAAGCGGAAGGACCTGCCATCAGGCTTTGATGGCTGGCAAGCAATCGACGCGACCCCTCAGGAGCAAAGTCAAG GTATTTTCCAGTGTGGCCCTTGCCCGCTGAAGGCTGTCAAAGATGGAGACGTGTATTTGCCCTATGACAGCAAGTTTGTGTACGCGGAAGTGAATGCCGACAAGGTCTATTGGCGCGTCACAGAGGAGAATGGCAGGAAAAAGTACACCAAGCTGGGTGTGGAGAGCCAGAGCGTCGGTGCCAACATCAGCACAAAGGCTGTGGGGCAGAACAGGCGGGAGGACATCACCTGGCAGTACAAGTTCCCTGAAG GCTCTTCAGAGGAAAGGGCATCCATGAAGAGAGCTGTCTCCTACCTGCAGCCCTCAGGGATGACACCTCGTGCACGCTTTGCTGCAGTCCCCGTGGATGCAAACCAAAGCAACGACGACAAGGACACAGCCCAAAATGAGGTGGTCCCCAAGTCTGGGGTCCAGCTGGAGATAACTAATGAAAAGCCTCTGTGTCCTGGTAATCCCATTGAGGTGGTCATCACCGTGAAGAGCACTATGGCCGGGAGCTGGACTGTCGACCTTAccagctcctgccagctgcaGTCCTACACTGGGAAAGTCCATGCCAATCTTGGATATATCAAGAAGACTGTCAAGGTGGAAGGCCAATCTG AGGTGCACATCCCACTGAAGATCATGCCCGAAGCTTACATGAAGGAACTGGCCACAGTGGATGATGAAGAGCATGTCCACATTACTGCTATCGCTGAGATCCAGGGGACAGATGAGAAGCTCACCAAGGAGGTGTCACTGAGCTTCGAGTACCCCCCCATCCAGgtccag ATGccagaaacagcaaaattgaACAAGGACTTCACCTGCGCCTTCATCTTCAAGAACAGGCTGAATGTCCCCCTGGACAACTGCAAGCTGATGGTGGAGGGCTTGGGCATATTTAAGATGGCGACATTTGATGAAGG GGATATACAGCCGGGCAGGATTATTAAGTCTGAAGTCATATGCACTCCAACGAGGGTAGGAGAGAAGAAGATTGTGGCCAGGCTGACCTCCAACCAGGTCAAAGACATTTCGGTGGAGAAGGCCATCATGGTCACCCACTAG